Genomic DNA from Candidatus Koribacter versatilis Ellin345:
GTCGAACGTTATCGGCACGGTACAACCGGTGGCGGATATCGGCAAGATCTGCCGTGAGCGCGGTGTGACCTTCGTGATCGATACGGCACAGACAGCCGGAGTAGTGCCGATCAACATGAGAGCGATGAACGTGGATGTGGTTGCGTTCACCGGTCACAAGGCGTTGATGGGCAGCGTGGGGATAGGCGGGTTGTGCATTCGCAAGCATGTTGAAGTGAAGCGGGTGCGCAGCGGCGGCACGGGCGTTCGGTCGGTGGATCCGTATCATCTCGAGGAGTATCCGTGGCGGCTGGAGTATGGGACACCGAACCTGGTAGGGATCGCTTCACTGTGGGCGGGACAGGATTGGCTCGATGAGCATGGAGTGGAAATGGTCCATGCCCGCGAGATGAAACTGGCGAAGAAGCTGGTGGACGGCTTCCGACAAGTCGAAGGCGTGACGCTCTATTGCTGCGAGAATCTGGCGAACCATCTGCCGACGATATTGATGAACATCGATACGATGGACCCCGGAGATGTGGGCGTGATGCTGGATGTGGACTACAACATCGCAGTGCGCACTGGGCTGCATTGCGCTCCACTGGTACATACGCAGCTCGGTACCGTGAAACGCGATGGGGGAGTGCGCTTCTCGATCGGAGCGTTCAACACCGAAGAAGAGGTAGACGCTGCGATTCACGCGGTTTCTGAAATCGCGAAGTGGGCGATGAGCCGGAGCGCGAAGTCGAGGGTTACGGCATAGACGATCGCGGTCCCGCGGCCAGACCGTGAATGCCAAGCTCGCTGTACACTCGTTCGAACTTTGGTGCGGAGGGCAGGGGATGTTATTGAAGATCGCGCGCAGGTCTGCGCTGTGGATGGCTGTGGTTGCGATGTCGCTGATGGCGACGGCGCAGCCAACGGTAAAACCGGAGAGCGTGGGACTCTCGTCGGAGCGGCTGGAGCGGCTTGGCGCGGCGGTACAGAAGAGCATCGACGACAAGCAGATTGCGGGCGCGGTAACGCTGGTATCGCGCCATGGGCAGATTGCGTGGTTCAAGGCGCAAGGGATGGCTGATCGCGAAGCCAACAAGGCGATGCGTCCGGATGAGATGTTTCGCATCTGCTCGATGACGAAGCCGATTACGAGCGTGGCCGTAATGATGCTGTACGAGGAAGGGAAGTTCCTGCTCGACGACCCAATCTCGAAGTACATTCCCGAATTCAAGAACCCGAAAGTTCTGGTAAAGCCCGCGCAGGGGGATCCTTACACCATCCCGGCGAAGAACGAGATCACGATTCGCGACTTGCTGCGGCACACGTCCGGCGTTACGTATCACTGGAACGAAGACCTTGGGCCGTATTACCACAAGGGAAATGTCGCGCATGGGCTAGCGCAGTATGACGGCACGATTGCCGATAGCGTGAAGCAACTCGCCCAACAGCCACTGTTGTTCAATCCGGGTGAGCGCTGGGAGTATGGGCTCAGCGTGGATGTGCTGGGGCGATTGGTCGAAGTCGTTTCGGGGATGCCGCTCGATCAATTCTTCAAGACGCGGATCTTCGATCCTCTGGGAATGACCGACACCTATTTCTATCCACCGCAGGGAAAGCTGGATCGCTTGGCGACGGTGTACTGGCTCGACGACAAAGGACTGAAGCGTTTTCCGGACACGCCAGTCGTCGAAAAAGACTTCATCTACACCGCAGATTATCCATACAACGGGCCGAAGAAGTTGTTCTCGGGCGGCGCCGGGCTCATATCAACGGCGCAGGATTATCTGCGCTTCTGCCAGATGGTTCTGGATGAAGGCAAGGTCGGCAACAAGCGACTGCTGAGTCGCAAGTCGATCGAACTGATGTCGCACGATCAATTGGGGAAAATCAATCCGGAGGAAGGTTTTGGGCTTGGATTCGGGGTGGACGGTGTGAAATCGCCGCTGCATGAAATCGGCACGCCCGGCGAAGTCCAATGGGGCGGCTTTTACTACACGGAGTTCGTGATCGATGCGAAAGAACAGATGATCGTGATCTTCATGTCGCAACTCAAAAACAACGGTGGCGCGACGATCAATGAAGCGGCAAAAGCGCTCGCGTTCCAGGCGATCATTGATTGATGTAGAGCACGCACAGCCACGGCTGACGGATGCTACACTAGAGGTGTTGTGGCTGTGCGGGTCCCACCTGCCATTTTGCAGCCAAAATAAGAGCGCGTAGCTCAGTTGGTAGAGCACCTGACTTTTAATCAGGTGGTCATGGGTTCGATCCCCATCGCGCTCACCATTCCTTCCAATTCTCACTGCGATCACAAATCGACCAGTGCACTCGTGATGTGCGAACTCGTGGATTCCCGGCTTTTTATCTAGAGACATCGCGAACGATGTCTGGATGTTTGCCGTTGTCTGGTTGCGCCTTGTTGCTGACGGGGGATGCGGCCGATTGCCAGATTTCCGATGGCAACGAAATGGGAAAAAGTTCTGTTTTGGCCAAAAAAGACAAAACAAAGACCGTTTTATCGTAAACGGTCATGAAAATGATTGACTCAGGCTAATAAAGGGCATTAGGATTTTTGGCGATCCCGAACTATGCGTCGCCTTTCACAGGAAGGCGGGAGGAAGATCGTCATGACAACAAACGAGCGCGTGCAGCTATCAGAGCGCATCCCAGGCACCGTGCGTCAGGTCCTACTTTTGGTTCTTTTCTGTTTGTTAGCTGTGCCGTTATTTGCGCAGTTTGATACCGGCACGATTACCGGAACCGTGACTGATTCCTCCGGCGCCGCAATCCCCAGCGTAAAAGTCACTGTGACCAACACAGGCACCAACGTTCAGAAGACGGTGACGACGAACGCGACCGGATATTACGTCGCGTCGGAATTACCGGTCGGAAATTACGTAGTGAGTGCGAATTCGACCGGCTTTGCCGAGACAAAAAGCCAGAGTGTTGTGTTGAACGTAGGCGCGGTCGTACACGCGAACCTGGCAATGGCAGTCGCTGGGAGCGAGCAAAAAGTTGAAGTGACTGGCACCACGACGTCCGTTGACACCGAGACGGCCCAAAGCGGCACCACGTTGAACGCGACGCAGGTGGCGAACCTTCCGATCAACGGGCGCGACGTGAGCAACTTCCTTGAGATCGCTCCGGGGTCGGTGGCTTCAACCACATTCTTCCAAGGGAGCGTCAACGGGCTTGAGAACATTTTCACCGGTCTGAACATTACGGTTGACGGCCAGAATGCCTCACGCGGAGACATTAACGGATTCCTCGATACGGAAGGCCAGGAACTGGCGCGGGTCACGCGCGCGAGCGTCGACAGCATCCAGGAAATTGACTTTACTAACAGCGGTTTCAGCGCTGAAGCGGGACGGTCACTGGGCCCGCAGATGAACATCATCACCAAGTCGGGCACGAACGACTTCCACGGGACAGCGTTTGAGTTCCTGCGGAACGACGCACTGGATGCCAAAGACTACTTCAATAACGGCAAGGCTGCCCCACTGAGGATGAACCAGTTCGGCGGCAACATCGCCGGTCCAATCATCCGCAACAAGCTCTTCTTCTTCGCGAATTACGAGGGCGATCGCACGCACATTACGAACTTCAATGCGCTGTACGAGACGCCAAGTGCGTATATGCGTTCGAGGCCACATGACCCTCGGATGGATCCTGTCTTCGCGCAACTGGCGCCGGTTCCGGTGGGATGTACCAGTATTCCTGCGCCGGCTTCCTGCGCAGTGCCAGGAACCACGGATACCACCGACGCGACAAGTACCGCGGGCGGCGCGCAGCTCGTGTATGAAACCGCGTCGTTGCCCGATATTCTTCGCGAAGACACCGGGTCTGTGAAAGTTGATTGGAACATTTCGGACAAAGATCGGATTTTCTTCCGCTACAACATCAATGATTCGTTAACGGATTACACGTATGGATTGAACCAAGGACAAGTTTCGCCGCAATCCATGCGGACGCAGTTGTTGAAGGTGGATGAGACGCACACCTTCAGCCCGACATTGCTGAACCAGCTGAGCTTGGCGTTGAACCGGTTCTACTCAAACACGGACTCGAATACGCCA
This window encodes:
- a CDS encoding aminotransferase class V-fold PLP-dependent enzyme, which codes for MEKLIYFDNAATGWPKPENVYRFMDEFYRTHGVNPGRSGYDLAMETGSMVDRSRKRLTKFFGGDEDAPDRLVFTSNVTDALNLVIPGLVGHGDHVVTTNLEHNSVIRPVNHMVRDCGAEATYVPFKAHGFIEPEAIAAAIRPNTKAVVVNHGSNVIGTVQPVADIGKICRERGVTFVIDTAQTAGVVPINMRAMNVDVVAFTGHKALMGSVGIGGLCIRKHVEVKRVRSGGTGVRSVDPYHLEEYPWRLEYGTPNLVGIASLWAGQDWLDEHGVEMVHAREMKLAKKLVDGFRQVEGVTLYCCENLANHLPTILMNIDTMDPGDVGVMLDVDYNIAVRTGLHCAPLVHTQLGTVKRDGGVRFSIGAFNTEEEVDAAIHAVSEIAKWAMSRSAKSRVTA
- a CDS encoding serine hydrolase domain-containing protein — translated: MLLKIARRSALWMAVVAMSLMATAQPTVKPESVGLSSERLERLGAAVQKSIDDKQIAGAVTLVSRHGQIAWFKAQGMADREANKAMRPDEMFRICSMTKPITSVAVMMLYEEGKFLLDDPISKYIPEFKNPKVLVKPAQGDPYTIPAKNEITIRDLLRHTSGVTYHWNEDLGPYYHKGNVAHGLAQYDGTIADSVKQLAQQPLLFNPGERWEYGLSVDVLGRLVEVVSGMPLDQFFKTRIFDPLGMTDTYFYPPQGKLDRLATVYWLDDKGLKRFPDTPVVEKDFIYTADYPYNGPKKLFSGGAGLISTAQDYLRFCQMVLDEGKVGNKRLLSRKSIELMSHDQLGKINPEEGFGLGFGVDGVKSPLHEIGTPGEVQWGGFYYTEFVIDAKEQMIVIFMSQLKNNGGATINEAAKALAFQAIID